The genomic interval ACGCGGACGGCTTCGTGTACGTGCTGGGCATCAGCCTCGCACCGGTGCCCTTCCAGATCGCGATGCTCGGCGCGGGGGCGGCGGGCTTCCCGCTGTGGAAGTTTCTGCTCGCGACGCTGATCTCGCGCGCGATCCGCTACTTCGGCCTCGCGGCGCTGGTGTGGTGGCTCGGCGATCGGACCGAGGGCTTCGTGAAGCGGCACAAACGCGCGGCGGCCATCGGCACCTTGGTGGCGGTCGCCGCGGTCTTCGCCTGGCGGATCTGGAGCTGACGCCGGCGGCGGCGGGTCAACCGCCCGCGTCGCCGCCCCCGGTCGCACGCTGCGCCACCGCCTCGAGGATGTCCGGCTCGTTTCGGGAGAAGGTGAGCGTCCGGTAGGGGTACGGGATCTCGATGCCGGCGGCGTCGAGCGCCGCCTTGACGGCCTCGACCACCTCGTCGCGGGATCGGCGTTGCTCCAGCGGCGTCGCGCCGGTCCACCAGGTGATCTCGAAGTCGATCGAGCTCGCCCCGAAGGCCTGCGCGTACACCTCCACGCCGTGGCCGCCGCCGGTGTCGACGCTCGCACAACCCGCGGCCGCGTCGTGCATCACCCGACGCCCCTCGGCCACGTCCTCGCCGTAGGCGATCCCGCACGGCACGGTGATCCGCCGCTTCGCCCGGTTGGTCAGCACCTTGACGACGTTCTTGTAGATGGTGCTGTTGGGCATCAGCACGAGCTCGCCGGTGGTCAGCCGGATCTGCGTCATGCGGATCTCGATGTCCTCCACCTTGCCCATGACGTCGACGCTGGGCACCTCGATGAAGTCGCCGATCTCCAGCGGGAAGCGCCAGAGAATCAACACGCCGGCGAAGGCGTTCTCGAAGATGTCCTGGAAGGCGAAGCCCAGCGCGATCGAGAGCAGGCCGGTCGTCGCGATCAGGTTGCCGACGCCGAACCCGGGGAAGACGATCACCGCCGCGAGCATCAGCCCCACGAACCACACGAGCGTGCGGATGGCGAGGCGGACGAGGTCGGCGAGGCTCTCGCGCAGGTGGGCACGCCGGGCGAGCCAGCGCGACACGCGGCCGGCGATGCCGACCAGGAAGAAGGTGGCGACGACGACCAGCAGCGCGATGACCACCTGCGGGAGGTAGGCGATGCCGGTGTCGACCATGCCGCCGATGGAGCGGGCGAGCGTCTCGGTCGAGTCGTCCACGCCTTTCACGCCGGTCTCGGGGATCAGGGCGTCGACGCCGCTGGCGATCGGGCCCATCGGCGGCTCGGCGGCCTGGACTTCCTCCTGGACGACGGAGATGCCCTCGGAGGCGGAGGGATCGATCTCGAAGGTCGGTGCGGCGTCCTGGGCCGCGGCGACGCGCGGGAGGGCGCAGCCGAGCGCGAGCAGCAGGAGCGGGAGGCGGCGGCGGAGCAACTTCATGGCCCACGGGTATCGGACGCTCGCGGCCGCCGCAGCCACCCGCGGACCGCGGGCGATTCCGGCCTCCGGAGGCGGCGGTCCGCGGACCCCGGTGGCCCGCCGCGGTACGGTCGCCGGCCGCACGCCCGCCCCAACCCCGACGCCCCGACGATGGCCGCACCCGACGATCCCGCCCCCTCCCGCCCGCTCCGCGTCGGCCTGCTCGGGCTGGGGACGGTGGGAGCGGCGGTGGCCCGCCTGCTCCGGGACAACCGCGAGCTCTACGCGCAACGCGCGGGGCGGCCGATCGACGTCGGCCCGGTGGTGGTGCGGGACGTGGCCAGGGCCCGCGGGCGGGGCGTGGTGGACCCCGCGTTGGTTTCCGACGACCCCGCGACGCTCGACGCCGCGGGCGTGGACGTGCTGGTCGAGGTCGCCGGCGGCAAGGACGCGGCGAAGGCCGCCATCGCCGACGCCCTGCGGGCCGGCCGCCACGTGGTCACGGCCAACAAGGCGCTGCTCGCCAGTGACGGGCCGGAGCTGTTCGCCCTCGCCCGCGAGCACGGCGCCGCCGTCGCCTTTGAGGCCAGCTGCGTGGCCGGCGTCCCGATTGTCGCGGGGCTGGTCCAGGGGTTGATGAGCAATCGGTTCCGCCGGCTCGATGGCATCCTCAACGGCACCTGCAACTTCATCGGCACCGCCATGGAGCGCGACGGGCGGTCCTACGCCGAGGCGCTGGCGGAGGCGAAGCGGCTGGGCTACGCCGAGGCCGACGAGACGCTGGACGTGAGCGGGGCGGACGCCGCCTCCAAGCTGGCGATCCTCGCCTCGCTGGCCTTCGGGGTGGCGGTCCGCGACCGCGACGTCCCGATGGCGGGCATCGACGCGCTCGACGCCATGGACACGCGTTTCGCGGCATCGATGGGATTCGGCATCAAGCTGATCGCCTCGGCCATCCGGGGGCCCGGCGGCTCGCTGCACCTCTCGGCCTCCCCCTGCCTCGTCGCCGACGACCACCCGCTCCACGCGGTCACCGGCTCGACGAACGCGCTGTGCGTGGAGGCCGATCCCGTCGGCCGCGTGGTCCTGCAGGGGCCCGGGGCCGGCGGCGGCGAGACGGCCGCGGGCGTCGTCAGCGACCTGCTCGGCGTCGCGACCGGGTCCTACCCATCGCTGTTCGCGGCGTCGGGGCTCTGGCCGGATCGGCGGGCCGCCGCGGAGCCCGCGGCCCCGGGGCAGCTGCCCGGCCGCTTCTACCTGCGGGTCCGCGTGGCGGACGAGCCGGGTGTGGTGGGGCGGCTGGCGTCGGCGCTGGGTGCCGAGGGCATCTCGCTGTCGGCGTTCCACCAGCAGGAGGCGGTGCCCGGCGCGGACGGGGTGCCGGTGGTGCTGCTCACGCACCACACCACGCGGGAGCGGGTGGACGCCGGGTGCCGGGCCTTCGGCGGCGACGCCGCGCTCCGTGGCGAGCCCGTGGTGATGCGCGTGCTGGGGCGCGAAGAAGCGGCCGGCTGAACCTGCGCCGTCCCCCCGGCCCCGACGCCGCCGGGGCCGGACGCTCAGCCGGCCGCGAGGGCCGCGGCCCTTGCGTCGAGCTCCGCGACGAAGCGGCCGCGGGGCATCGCCTCGGCGCCGGCGGCGGCGGCGGCCCGCAGCCGTCCGGCGTCGACGTGCGGCCCGAAGGCGAGCACGTCCGCTCGCCCCGCCGCCATCGCGATCAGCTCCAGCGCGTCCTCCCGCTCCAGGTCCACCCACACCGCGGCGACCGGGCCGTTGGGCTTGCCGTCCTCCACCCGGTCGAGCCGGGCCCGCAGCATCGCCGTGCTCCGCGCCGGGCGGGCGGTGGCGCCGGCCGCTCGGGTGGCGGAGGCGATCTTCGAGGCGAACAGGAGGTCGTTGCAGGCGTAAACGAGCATCTGCCGAAGACCCTAAACGCCGCCTCACGCGGCGCACCTCCCCGCCGAAGAAGCCCGACATGAGCGAAAGCGTCGACCGCCCCGCAACCGAGCCCGCTCCCGAAGCCGGGGAGGCCATCGCCTTCCGCCCGACCCGCCACACGCTGTACCAGGAGACGATCGGCAGCGTCATGCACGCCTGCGACCTGCTCGACCAGCCGCAGCACCTCCGGCTGATCCTCGCCGAGCCCAAGACCGAGGTGATGGTCCACTTCCCGGTGAAGATGGACGACGGGGAGTACCGGCTGTTCAAGGGCTACCGCGTCCAGCACAACAACATCCTCGGGCCCTTCAAGGGCGGCATCCGCTACCACCC from Phycisphaera mikurensis NBRC 102666 carries:
- a CDS encoding homoserine dehydrogenase, with the protein product MAAPDDPAPSRPLRVGLLGLGTVGAAVARLLRDNRELYAQRAGRPIDVGPVVVRDVARARGRGVVDPALVSDDPATLDAAGVDVLVEVAGGKDAAKAAIADALRAGRHVVTANKALLASDGPELFALAREHGAAVAFEASCVAGVPIVAGLVQGLMSNRFRRLDGILNGTCNFIGTAMERDGRSYAEALAEAKRLGYAEADETLDVSGADAASKLAILASLAFGVAVRDRDVPMAGIDALDAMDTRFAASMGFGIKLIASAIRGPGGSLHLSASPCLVADDHPLHAVTGSTNALCVEADPVGRVVLQGPGAGGGETAAGVVSDLLGVATGSYPSLFAASGLWPDRRAAAEPAAPGQLPGRFYLRVRVADEPGVVGRLASALGAEGISLSAFHQQEAVPGADGVPVVLLTHHTTRERVDAGCRAFGGDAALRGEPVVMRVLGREEAAG
- a CDS encoding mechanosensitive ion channel family protein, yielding MKLLRRRLPLLLLALGCALPRVAAAQDAAPTFEIDPSASEGISVVQEEVQAAEPPMGPIASGVDALIPETGVKGVDDSTETLARSIGGMVDTGIAYLPQVVIALLVVVATFFLVGIAGRVSRWLARRAHLRESLADLVRLAIRTLVWFVGLMLAAVIVFPGFGVGNLIATTGLLSIALGFAFQDIFENAFAGVLILWRFPLEIGDFIEVPSVDVMGKVEDIEIRMTQIRLTTGELVLMPNSTIYKNVVKVLTNRAKRRITVPCGIAYGEDVAEGRRVMHDAAAGCASVDTGGGHGVEVYAQAFGASSIDFEITWWTGATPLEQRRSRDEVVEAVKAALDAAGIEIPYPYRTLTFSRNEPDILEAVAQRATGGGDAGG